Part of the Aquimarina sp. TRL1 genome, TTGCAGCTCCCTTTGTAGCCGTTAAAGCAGCAAAACACAAAATTGATTTTAACGAAACCCCTTTGGAAATAACAAACAGAATATATACCAACGGAACTCCTGTTTCTTTCCCTACATTTACAAAATACAATGTGATAGTAGAATAAACTACTAAGCGTATTATAAAAGAACACTCTTCTAGACCGTTTTTTTTAAGTAACTGGCTAATCAGCCCATCCCGAACATGCGGGTTTAAAAAAACAGTGTGGAAGGGTGTTTCTTTTTTTAGTTAAAAAAGATGCCTACATTTAAGTATTGCATTTACAATTGATTAATGAAACCCTTATTATGCGTTCATTATTTGCTTTTTTTCTGATTTGTTTTTTTTATAATGTATCATACACACAAGAGAACACTCCTCTACAACAAGAAATTCTCAATAGCTATGAACGGATTACTACTTCGACAACGAAATCGTATCCTGAAAAAGCAAAAGAGCTACATGCTTTATCTTTTCCTAAAAAGACAGCTGATGACTCCCTGTTTACAGCACAATTATACCATCAAATCGGAATCTTCAATTTTAGAAATAGCGATTATGAAAATGCTGTAAGAAACACTCGGAGAGCTGTGAAAATACGTTCTTCTTTTAAAGACTCCCTTCCTTCAAAACTTAATAATAGCCTAAACAATCTAGCATATATATTATTAAAAAATGACAAGCACGCACTGGCATTTAGACACTATCAGCAATTGATTAATAACGAGCAAAAAGATCGGTTTACTATCAAAGCCTATGTGCAGATTGTTTCTATTCTAGTAGATTGGGGAGACTATCATCAAGCCCTTCATTACCTCGAAGAAGCAGCTCTTCTAGTTGCTAACAATCCTCAATTACAGCCTCAATTATACAAGATATACCTGAGTTTTTCTTTTGTTTATTCAGAAATGGAATCGGAAACATATAGTAAAAAAGCTATTCTTTTTTTACAAAAAGCCGAGAAAGCGATAAAAGAACTCAATAGAACGCCTTCTATAGGTGTACAACTTACGATCTACAACCGATATGGTCATTGTTATGATGAGCTTTCAGATTACAAAAAAGCAATCGAATGGTATCAGAAAGCACTTTCATTAGATCACGATCAGATGACGACAAACCACCTCACTACACTATACAACAATATCGGGTATGCATATTTTAAGATCAAAGAGTCAGATACTGCCTATACTTACTATCAAAAAGCATTAGAAAAAGATACCCTTAATTCTATGATCCATGATAATCTGGGAGATTTCTATTTATCCAGAAGAAGATACGTTGATGCCTTACAAAGTTACCAAAAAGCAATCTCCTATGAAGCAAACCTGTTTTCTCTTCCCAACTATAAAAAACTCCCTTCTTCTGAAGTTTTATTGCGGGCGCCTCAAAAGGTGAAATTAGTAAATGACCTCAAGGACAAAGCCTATGCCTGGCTTTCCTATTATCAGGTTTCTAAGAAGAAGCAACAATTATTATACGCTCTGGAAACCATTAAGACCGCAGATATGCTTATTGATACAATTCGATCTCAAAGCACCGAAAAACAATCTAAATATTTTTGGCGGTCTAAAGGAGTAGATTTGTATATGCTGGCTACCTCTGTTTGTTACTTACTTCAAAAACCCGCAGAAGCTTTTTACTTTATGGAAAAAAGCAAATCCTTGTCTCTCCTAGAAAATCTTACCAAAGAAGAAGCCAGAAAAAGAACGAATCTACCCAGAAAGATTATTGAAAAGGAGCAAACATTAAAACACAATATCCTGGCAGCTGAACAAAGTTTTTATACCGATACTACAAAAACTAAATCAGAAAAACTACAGCATATTCGACAACAAAGAAAAAAACTTGAGGTCTTTATTGATTTTCTAAAAAAACAGTACCCAGCATATTATGCGCTCCAAAAAAAACAATCGATAATTTCCCTACAAGCATATAGAACACAAATACAAAACGGCACAGGAAACAGTATTCAATACATGCTCTCAGAAGATTCTGGATACGGTCTGTTTATTACTAAAAATCAAACACATTTCTTTAAAATCCCAGAAGCCATTTCTCTAAATAAAAACCTTCGGGATATTCAGCCTTTTTTTACTAAACCTATTTTTTCTACAAAAGAACGTGTAGCGTTTAAGAAGTTATCATTTGCTATATACCAGGCATTATTTCCTGTAGAAATCAGAGCAACCATAGCACAAGAAAAGAAGATCGTTGTTATACCAGACCATCGATTGCACCTTTTTCCTTTCGAATCATTAATCACCTACTTAGGAAAAGAATCAAATCAGTTACCATTTTTAATCTATGATGTAGACATTCATTATCAATATTCGTTTTCTTTACTTCACAAACTCGCCCAAAAAGATAGCATGGTAAATCCTACTGCTATTGCTTTTGCCCCGGTTCGTTTCTCAAATAAAAAGCTTACCACTTTAAGTAGAAGTGAACAAAAATTAAACGAAATCGGTCGCTTGTTCCCCACCACTCTATTTACCAAAGAAAAAGCTTCAAAAAACAATTTTATAAAGGAAGCTGCTCCTTATAGTATTGTTCATCTCTCTACCCATGCTAATGCAGTTAGTAATAAAGAGCCCTGGATTGCTTTTCATGATGCTTCTTTGTCGTTGAGTGAACTATATTTTATCCAAAGCAATGCTGAACTTGTTATCCTCGATGCTTGTAAAACAGCACTTGGCGAAATGAAACAAGGAGAAGGTATTTTGAGTTTATCGAGAGGCTTTTTTCACGCTGGAGCTAATAGTGTTATTTCTTCTTTATGGAGCACTAATGAGAAATCCAGCAATGAAATTATTCTCAGTTTTTATCAGTTTCTCAAAAAAGGAGAAGACAAGTCATCTGCCTTGCGTAAGGCTAAACTTCAATATCTCCAAACACATCAAGCTAGTGAATTATCTCCATATTTCTGGGCTCCTCTTATTCTCAACGGAAGGAAAAAAAATGTTTTTCACACACCTTCTTATTCTTATTTTTTAGTTATCGGAGGAAGCATACTTTTATTGTTACTCCTGATAGGAGGATATGTTTTATTCAAAAAAAAGAACTCAAAACAGGAATACGCAGGTAACAATAGTAATTCTATATAAAAATATCTGATCTGGAAGAACTCTCCTTTACTTTTATAATAAACACTTCTTCTCTTCTGCAATTAACAGTACCTTTGCGGCATGTCAAATTTTTTGAAAGATCAATCCTCTGTTTTAAAAAAACTGGGAATTACTCAGCTAAACCCAATGCAGGAAGAAGCTAAGCTGGCTATCTCTTCCACAGCATCTACTATTTTACTTTCTCCAACAGGAACAGGGAAAACTATTGCTTTTTTGCTTCCTGTTATTGAGGGACTAACTCCTGACAATGACCAAATTCAAGCTTTGATTTTAGTCCCTTCCAGAGAATTAGCTATCCAGATAGAGCAAGTTTGCCGGGAAATGGGAACCGGATATAAAGTCAACGCTATTTATGGAGGACGTCCTATCGCTAAAGATAAAGTGGAACTGCAACATCTCCCTGCGATATTGATTGGAACTCCAGGAAGAATTGCAGACCACCTAAGAAGGCAATCATTTACTTCTGCGCATATACAAACACTGGTCCTTGATGAATTTGACAAAGCACTGGAAGTTGGGTTCGAATCAGAAATGAAAGAAATTATTTCCTTGCTCCCTGCACTAAAAAAACGAGTGCTCACCTCTGCTACTCATGAAGCCCAAATTCCATCATTCGTAGGAGTTTCTGATCCGATATATATTAATTATCTGGATCAAAAAAAAACGCAATTATCAATTCAATCGGTAACGACTTCCTCTGACAAAAAACTAGACACCCTACGTGACCTCATTTTTCATATCGGCAATAAGCCTGGTATTGTTTTTTGTAATTTTAAGAATACAATTCAGGAGGTAAGCACTTTCCTAACACAGAATCATATACAACACGGATGTTTTTATGGAGGTATGGAACAAAAAGACCGGGAAAGAGCCTTAATTAAATTTAGAAATGGAACCCATCAAATTCTTGTTGCTACGGATTTAGCAGCAAGAGGAATTGATATTTCAGAATTACAGTTTATCATACATTACCAACTTCCTTTAAAAAGTCAAGAATTCATCCATCGCAATGGAAGAACTGCGAGAATGCACAATAAAGGAATAGCTTATATTATAGATACGACAGATAGCAATTTACCTGAATTCATTCACAATCATAAGGTTATTACTATACAGAACAATGCACAGCCACTACTTCCATCCAACTGGATAACATTGTTTATCTCAGGAGGAAGAAAAGACAAAATCTCTAAAGGAGACATCGCCGGGCTATTGATGAAACAAGGAGGGCTGTCTAAAGATCAGGTGGGAGGTATCGAACTAAAGCAAGATTGTGCTTTTGTAGCCGTACGTCCTGAAAAAAATCTGGAATTCCTAAAAAAAATCAATAATACAAGACTAAAAAAGAAGAAAGTCCGAATAACAAAAATATAAGATATACTCCTTCGCTATATTCCATATCTTTTAATTCGACACGTAATTTTTTTATCGCTCTGTATACCTGAGTCCTTACAGTTTCGATAGAGGTTCCCATAATTTCAGCGATCTCTTCGTATGTTTTTTCGTTGTGATACCGATATTGAATTGCTTCTCTTTGCTTTTCAGGGAGCCTACATAATGCATCAGATAATCTGGAGGTATGTTCCTCCACTGTTTCTTCATTGATAAGAACATCTTCAATTGATCGTTCTTCTGTAAAAGTAAACACTATATTCTCAGAAGAAATTTCTTTAATTTCTCTTTTGCTTTGTCTACTTATTTTTCTTCTTAAGGATCTGTAAAGATAATATTCGGCATTAGAAACCTCAGATAAAGATTTCCTATACTTATAAATATCCAAAAAAAGATCGTGAATTGAATCTTTAACAATATTTTGATTATTTACATACCTCATCCCATAAGAGAATAAAGAATCAACATACAGGCAATATAACTCATTCAAAGCTACGGTATTACCCTTCTTTATTTCTCTCCATAATCGTACTCCATGTTCTATTTTATTTCCCATAAATCTCCCACTTTTTCTAAGAACTCTCTAATAATCTTTGCCTAAAGATAGAAACTTAATCAAAAAAGACAAAAAAACATACTAATAACATATTAAAAATATATTTTTCTTAAAAAAAAATTAAAACAGCTGTCTATGAATTCATTTTTTAATGCTTTATTAATATAAAGCCTCTATTTTAATCTTTTTTTAACATAATTAATTCATAAAAATAACTTAGTGAATAAAAAGCATACATATATCATAAGTAAAGAAGAAAAGAAGGAATTACAACATCGAATAAACACTTCTATTCGAAAAGTACAGCAAAAAGAAAAACGTAATAGAAAACGTTTCTTTTACTTTTCTTCTGCCGCTTCTGTTATTATTCTTATTGGTGCAACTTTTATCTATAATTATAAAAAGTCATCTGATACTTTATATCAATATGTCGAGATAACAAATATTAATAATGCTTCATTAACAGATGGAACCATCAAAGTAATCCAAAATAATAAAGAAGTAATTTCTCTACATGAAGAAAACCCTAGTATTACATATTCCAAAACAGGAAAATCTATTCAGGTTAACAATAAAAAAGTAGCAGTTTCAGAAACTACCGATACGCATACAGAGACATTTAATACGATTGTGGTTCCTTATGGAAAAAGATCTTTTTTAACACTTTCGGATGGATCTAAAGTTTGGTTAAATTCTGGAAGTAAATTGACATATGCCAGTACTTTTAAAAAGGATAAACGAGAAGTACACCTGACAGGAGAAGCTATTTTTGATGTAGCACATGATAAAGAACGACCATTTCATGTATTGACACATGACTATGATGTAGAAGTTCTCGGTACTGTATTTAATGTCAGTAGCTACCCCGAAGACTCATTTACGAAAACTTCCTTGAAAAGCGGAAGTGTAAAAATTAATTATGGTACTGCTGATTTTTTCGGAAAGCGTTCTTCTCTAAAAATTATACCTGGCAATCAGATCTCTTATGACAGAGTCTCTCGAAAAATTACCCGAGGGAAAGAAGATATTCTGGCATGTATGTCCTGGAGAGATGGTGTCTTTATTTTTCACAAAAAGAACTTATCTGATATTATCAAAAAGGTATCCAGATATTACAACATTGACATCGAAAGCGATCATCCTGAAATTGAAAAACTTACTTTTTCTGGTTCTTTAGATCTTAAAGATTCTATAGAAGAGGTATTAGACGTTCTAAAAGAAACAACCAAATTCACATATATAAAGCAAGACCAAAAAATAATCATTAATTATAAAAACAGCCCGCCAATGAAGTAAGCAATAATACCCTATTTTATTTTCAAAAAAAATTCAGAAGATGCGCCAACATCTTCTGAATGAATAAATTAAATATCGCGTCGAACAACATTTAATTACGGACTACAAAAATATGAATAAAAAAAGTAAGCCAGTTCTTTTTATATCAAAAAAAGAGCTTAACAAACTCTTATTGAGTATGATTAAGATATATGTTTTATGCTTATGCTTTGGATTAAGCAGTATTTATGCAAAAAGCACATATGGCCAGGATAAAATAAACCTAGAGGCTAAGAACCTCAGTATAGAAGATTTTTTTAAAGAAATAGAGAAAAAAAGCAACTTTATTTTCTTTTATAATGACAATATAACAGACTATAAAAAAAGAATTTCTATCAATGCTAAAAAAGAATCTATTTCTTCAATCCTATCTCGGGTTTTAACAGACAAAAATCTAGCTTTCAAAATTATAGAACGACAAATTATTGTCACTAAAGAAGCTAGAAAAGCTAAAAGACAAACAGTTGCCAGAGGAAAAATAACCGATACCAAGGGGATTCCTCTTCCCGGAGTAACCATTGTTATAGAGGGAACAAATAAAGGAACAACCAGTGATTTTGACGGGAATTATGAAATTCCGGTTTCCAAAGGTCAGACACTAGTTTTTAGCTTTCTGGGAGTAAAAACAAAGAAGGTCATTGTGGGAGATAGTCTAACAATCAATGTCACTATGGAAGATGATGTTGAGGATCTGGACGAGGTCGTTATAACCGGTTACCAAAATATTAAAAAGGTATTTTTTACCGGAGCGTCTCAATCTTTAAAAACAGAAGATATAAAGCTAGAAGGTGTTCCTGATGTTGCTCGATCTTTAGAAGGGCGTGCTGCCGGAGTAAGTGTACAAAACGTAACAGGTACCTTTGGAGCAACTCCCAAGATTACAATTCGTGGTTCTTCTTCTATTCTAGGAGATACGAAACCGATCTGGATTGTAGATGGAGCCATACAGGAAGAAATCATCAACTTATCGTTAAATGATTTAGTTTCTGGAGATACCAATACCCTTTTAAGTTCTGCTGTAGCTGGGCTAAATGCATCAGATATAGCAAGTATTGAAATTCTTAAAGATGCCTCTGCAACAGCACTCTATGGAGCAAGAGCCCTAAATGGTGTCGTTGTTATTACTACTAAATCCGGAAAAAGAAATCAGAAAACAAATATCAGCTACTCTGCTGAATATGCTATCAGACCCATCCCGAAGTATTCACAATACGATTTATTGAATTCTCAGGAAACAGTCTCTATCTACAGAGAGTTAGAATCTAAAGGGTTTTTAAGCTTACCCCAAAGCTTACAGGGAAGATTCGGAGGAATCTATAACATTATGTACAATAGAATAAATACCTTTGACCCTGCAACAAACTCATTCCTTTTAGAAAATACTCCTGAGGCAAAAGCTCGTTTTTTACAGCAATTTGAATTATCCAACACTAACTGGTTTAAAACGCTTTTCCGTGAGACACCAACCCAAAGTCATTCTTTGAGTTTCTCCGGAGGAGGTGAAAATTCTGCACAATACGCTTCTATAGGTTATTATGCAGATCCGGGATGGACGATAGCTGACAGAGTACGAAGATTAACAGGAAATATCAGAAATACATATTTCCTAAATGACAATTATAAAGCAACGGTTCTTTTACAAGGATCTTTCAGGGACCAAAATGCGCCTGGTGCATTTGACAGACAAACCGATGTAGTAAATGGAGGATTCAACAGGGACTTTGATATCAACCCTTTTAGTTATGCCTTAAATACCAGTAGAGCTATCCGCCCCAGAGATAACAATGGGAACCTGGAATATACAAGATACAACTGGGCTCCTTTTAATATTTTAAACGAACTGGAGAACAACACAACAGAATTAACTGTTTTA contains:
- a CDS encoding CHAT domain-containing protein, with product MRSLFAFFLICFFYNVSYTQENTPLQQEILNSYERITTSTTKSYPEKAKELHALSFPKKTADDSLFTAQLYHQIGIFNFRNSDYENAVRNTRRAVKIRSSFKDSLPSKLNNSLNNLAYILLKNDKHALAFRHYQQLINNEQKDRFTIKAYVQIVSILVDWGDYHQALHYLEEAALLVANNPQLQPQLYKIYLSFSFVYSEMESETYSKKAILFLQKAEKAIKELNRTPSIGVQLTIYNRYGHCYDELSDYKKAIEWYQKALSLDHDQMTTNHLTTLYNNIGYAYFKIKESDTAYTYYQKALEKDTLNSMIHDNLGDFYLSRRRYVDALQSYQKAISYEANLFSLPNYKKLPSSEVLLRAPQKVKLVNDLKDKAYAWLSYYQVSKKKQQLLYALETIKTADMLIDTIRSQSTEKQSKYFWRSKGVDLYMLATSVCYLLQKPAEAFYFMEKSKSLSLLENLTKEEARKRTNLPRKIIEKEQTLKHNILAAEQSFYTDTTKTKSEKLQHIRQQRKKLEVFIDFLKKQYPAYYALQKKQSIISLQAYRTQIQNGTGNSIQYMLSEDSGYGLFITKNQTHFFKIPEAISLNKNLRDIQPFFTKPIFSTKERVAFKKLSFAIYQALFPVEIRATIAQEKKIVVIPDHRLHLFPFESLITYLGKESNQLPFLIYDVDIHYQYSFSLLHKLAQKDSMVNPTAIAFAPVRFSNKKLTTLSRSEQKLNEIGRLFPTTLFTKEKASKNNFIKEAAPYSIVHLSTHANAVSNKEPWIAFHDASLSLSELYFIQSNAELVILDACKTALGEMKQGEGILSLSRGFFHAGANSVISSLWSTNEKSSNEIILSFYQFLKKGEDKSSALRKAKLQYLQTHQASELSPYFWAPLILNGRKKNVFHTPSYSYFLVIGGSILLLLLLIGGYVLFKKKNSKQEYAGNNSNSI
- a CDS encoding DEAD/DEAH box helicase, which translates into the protein MSNFLKDQSSVLKKLGITQLNPMQEEAKLAISSTASTILLSPTGTGKTIAFLLPVIEGLTPDNDQIQALILVPSRELAIQIEQVCREMGTGYKVNAIYGGRPIAKDKVELQHLPAILIGTPGRIADHLRRQSFTSAHIQTLVLDEFDKALEVGFESEMKEIISLLPALKKRVLTSATHEAQIPSFVGVSDPIYINYLDQKKTQLSIQSVTTSSDKKLDTLRDLIFHIGNKPGIVFCNFKNTIQEVSTFLTQNHIQHGCFYGGMEQKDRERALIKFRNGTHQILVATDLAARGIDISELQFIIHYQLPLKSQEFIHRNGRTARMHNKGIAYIIDTTDSNLPEFIHNHKVITIQNNAQPLLPSNWITLFISGGRKDKISKGDIAGLLMKQGGLSKDQVGGIELKQDCAFVAVRPEKNLEFLKKINNTRLKKKKVRITKI
- a CDS encoding FecR family protein yields the protein MNKKHTYIISKEEKKELQHRINTSIRKVQQKEKRNRKRFFYFSSAASVIILIGATFIYNYKKSSDTLYQYVEITNINNASLTDGTIKVIQNNKEVISLHEENPSITYSKTGKSIQVNNKKVAVSETTDTHTETFNTIVVPYGKRSFLTLSDGSKVWLNSGSKLTYASTFKKDKREVHLTGEAIFDVAHDKERPFHVLTHDYDVEVLGTVFNVSSYPEDSFTKTSLKSGSVKINYGTADFFGKRSSLKIIPGNQISYDRVSRKITRGKEDILACMSWRDGVFIFHKKNLSDIIKKVSRYYNIDIESDHPEIEKLTFSGSLDLKDSIEEVLDVLKETTKFTYIKQDQKIIINYKNSPPMK
- a CDS encoding RNA polymerase sigma factor, whose product is MGNKIEHGVRLWREIKKGNTVALNELYCLYVDSLFSYGMRYVNNQNIVKDSIHDLFLDIYKYRKSLSEVSNAEYYLYRSLRRKISRQSKREIKEISSENIVFTFTEERSIEDVLINEETVEEHTSRLSDALCRLPEKQREAIQYRYHNEKTYEEIAEIMGTSIETVRTQVYRAIKKLRVELKDMEYSEGVYLIFLLFGLSSFLVLYY